One segment of Candidatus Atribacteria bacterium DNA contains the following:
- a CDS encoding 50S ribosomal protein L27, with protein MAHKKGQGSIKNGRDSNPKRLGVKRSDGQFVKAGSILIRQRGTKILPGENVGRGNDDTLFALTEGFVTFERKGRDRKQVCVYAERS; from the coding sequence ATGGCACATAAAAAAGGTCAGGGATCAATCAAAAACGGCAGAGATAGTAATCCTAAACGGTTAGGAGTCAAGCGGTCTGACGGTCAATTTGTAAAGGCTGGTAGTATTTTAATCAGACAGAGAGGGACTAAAATTCTTCCCGGAGAAAATGTGGGAAGAGGGAATGATGATACTCTGTTTGCTTTAACCGAAGGATTTGTAACTTTTGAGAGAAAGGGAAGAGACAGAAAGCAAGTTTGTGTTTATGCCGAACGATCTTAA
- the rplU gene encoding 50S ribosomal protein L21 produces the protein MQAIIATGGKQYLVKEGDIIRIEKLDQEKGKMVEFDQILFIDKDGEHIIGQPLVEKAKVVGKVLSQDKAKKILVFKYKSKKRYRKKTGHRQPYTEILIEKIEI, from the coding sequence AAACAGTATCTAGTAAAAGAGGGAGATATTATCAGGATTGAAAAGTTAGACCAGGAAAAGGGAAAGATGGTAGAATTTGATCAGATACTATTTATTGATAAAGACGGAGAACATATTATTGGCCAGCCTCTGGTAGAAAAAGCTAAAGTTGTGGGAAAAGTATTAAGCCAAGATAAAGCCAAAAAGATTTTGGTTTTTAAATATAAATCTAAAAAAAGGTATCGCAAAAAGACCGGACATAGGCAACCTTATACTGAAATATTAATTGAAAAAATAGAAATTTAA